The window ATACACTCAGCTAATGAAAAGATAGACTGGAGCAGCTTTTTAACTGGGAGAAAATGGTTAGAAAATATAGTAGTAAATTTTGCTACAGAAAAGGCAAGTCAGTAATATCAAGATATAAAATTGATTATCTTACCTGCATTCACTACATTCAAGCAAAGTAAACTTTATAAGCAAGAATATTCAATTAAAACTTTGTGGGGTTGATTATGGAATCGAGAAAATTTAACGTAGAACCTTTAATGTGGGAAAAGCAAGATAATAGCTATGTGAAATGCAGCATATGTCATAATAGATGTTTAATTTCTCCTGGATCTACCTCAAGATGCACTTCCAGACTTAATGTTGATGGAGAAATGGAACTGAATACATTCGGACTTATATCCTCATTAGCCGCAGATCCTATTGAAAAGAAACCTCTTTACCATTTTCATCCAGGTACAAAAGTATTTTCAGTAGGAGGTTGGGGTTGCAATTTCACCTGTCTGCATTGCCAAAACTGGCAAATATCGCAACCTACAAAAAAAGAAGAGGAAATTCTCCTTAGACAGGGAATGGGAATTGGTGGATATTGTGTATCACCTCAAGAGCTTGTTGAATTAATTGAAAAAAATGATTGCCAGGGTCTTTCCTGGACTTACAATGAACCTTCAACATGGCTTGAATACACGATAGAATCAGGGAAATTAGCAAAAGAAAAAGGTTATTATACAGCATATGTCACGAATGGTTATATTACACCTGAAGCTTTGGACACAATCGCTCCATATTTAGACGCTTTTAGGGTTGATTTAAAAAGCTTTAGCGATGAGTTTTATACCCATGTTTGCGGCATTAAAAACTGGTGGGGCATTTATGAAACAACTGAACATGCCAAAAATCTGGGACTGCATATAGAAGTGGTTACAAACATTATCCCGACACAAAATGACAGTGAAGAAAATCTAAGAAAAATCGCTCACTGGATAGCAAATAATCTTGGTGAAGACACTCCATGGCATGTGACAAGGTTCTTTCCATACAATAAACTAGAACATTTACCACCTACTCCAATCGAAAAAATCAATAGAGCAGTAGAGATAGGCAAGGAAGAAGGTCTTAATTTTATATATAAAGGCAACGTAGGAGAAAAATCCATAACTAAATGTCCAAGATGTGGAACTACGGCTATAGAAAGAACAGCTATAGTACAAGTTAACACAACTCCCTCAGGGCAATGTACGGTTTGCAGCAGAGATTTAAATATTGATATTACATAATATTAATAAATTATTAATCAGAATTTTACAGTTTTGTTACAACAATCTTATAAATTAGCCTAAATGATAATTTATTTTGACTAGATATTTTTTATACTAATGTATAAGTAACGCATATCCTCATGGTGCATTACTTTATGAGAGAAAAAATGTAAGATTTAACTCTGATAGTAGTTATAGTGAGATATGAATTTGGCAACTGACTTATCAAGCTGCTTTTTAAGATTAAATATGTTTACTGACTTATTCATAAGTCAGTAAAAGTCATACAGGATAATAGGGAGGAATATATCAAGATAAACATATAATAATCAGTTAAAATCCAACACATATTCAACTTATTACACTTTAATAGACTTAATTTAAAATAG is drawn from Candidatus Melainabacteria bacterium RIFOXYA2_FULL_32_9 and contains these coding sequences:
- a CDS encoding AmmeMemoRadiSam system radical SAM enzyme, translated to MESRKFNVEPLMWEKQDNSYVKCSICHNRCLISPGSTSRCTSRLNVDGEMELNTFGLISSLAADPIEKKPLYHFHPGTKVFSVGGWGCNFTCLHCQNWQISQPTKKEEEILLRQGMGIGGYCVSPQELVELIEKNDCQGLSWTYNEPSTWLEYTIESGKLAKEKGYYTAYVTNGYITPEALDTIAPYLDAFRVDLKSFSDEFYTHVCGIKNWWGIYETTEHAKNLGLHIEVVTNIIPTQNDSEENLRKIAHWIANNLGEDTPWHVTRFFPYNKLEHLPPTPIEKINRAVEIGKEEGLNFIYKGNVGEKSITKCPRCGTTAIERTAIVQVNTTPSGQCTVCSRDLNIDIT